The Thalassophryne amazonica chromosome 8, fThaAma1.1, whole genome shotgun sequence genome includes a window with the following:
- the LOC117516374 gene encoding hyaluronidase-4 isoform X2 → MPVVPVGGASLSHHIVPVALTCSWLVLLCHTAFGQKPAKLPLIGRKPFIAAFNAPLDMCAIKYNITANIDQLFQIHGSPRAGCTGQNVTIFYANRLGYYPYVTPQGTTVHGGVPQNCSLDLHLFKAYKDIKHFIPAEDFRGLAVIDWEFWRPQWRRNWHKKDIYRRKSMELTAKAYINVTAVQVEELARKRFEKSARTFMQRTIQLGMHLRPSGLWGFYLYPDCHNYNLHEHNYKGFCPLSEKLSNNELLWLWNSSSALFPSVAIRKNHANSINNLYFAQHRIRESLRVASLTAKEYDLPTYVYLRLGYREDALAFLTMKDLIHTIGESAALGAAGFVIWGDLNLTSSRYNCTKVKSFLNHRLGQYITNVTHAAQICSDFLCQGNGRCIRRDPHARHYLHLSADSHRIRPSGNGDFTVMGWHSHHELQWLTDRFRCHCYEGHEGERCDSINEVTEDDRQWGEEEEQERRRSEWEDEQLDSGQSVAPPTGCSCHMRLSCGVPYL, encoded by the exons ATGCCCGTGGTTCCAGTGGGCGGAGCATCTCTCTCCCACCACATCGTACCTGTTGCCCTCACCTGCTCCTGGCTGGTTCTTCTCTGCCACACTGCCTTTGGTCAGAAACCTGCAAAGCTTCCACTGATTGGCCGCAAGCCTTTCATTGCTGCCTTCAACGCCCCGTTGGACATGTGCGCCATCAAGTACAACATTACGGCCAACATTGACCAACTCTTTCAAATACACGGGAGCCCACGGGCTGGCTGCACGGGGCAGAATGTCACCATCTTTTATGCCAATCGGCTGGGATACTACCCCTACGTCACGCCACAGGGTACCACTGTGCACGGTGGGGTTCCGCAGAACTGCAGCCTGGACCTGCACCTCTTCAAAGCCTACAAGGACATCAAACACTTTATTCCTGCTGAGGACTTCCGCGGCCTGGCTGTCATCGACTGGGAGTTCTGGCGACCACAGTGGAGACGCAACTGGCACAAGAAGGACATTTACCGCCGCAAGTCAATGGAGCTAACTGCCAAGGCGTACATAAATGTGACGGCAGTGCAGGTGGAGGAGCTGGCACGGAAAAGATTTGAGAAGAGCGCACGCACTTTCATGCAGAGGACTATCCAGCTGGGGATGCACCTTCGTCCCAGTGGCCTCTGGGGTTTCTACCTGTACCCCGACTGTCACAACTACAACTTGCACGAGCACAACTACAAAGGCTTCTGCCCCCTGTCGGAGAAACTGAGTAACAATGAGCTGCTGTGGCTGTGGAACAGCAGCTCTGCGCTCTTTCCCTCAGTGGCCATCCGGAAGAATCATGCCAACAGCATCAACAACCTCTACTTCGCTCAGCACAGAATCCGAGAGTCGCTTCGCGTCGCCTCGCTGACCGCGAAGGAATACGACCTGCCCACCTACGTGTACCTGAGGCTGGGCTACCGAGAGGACGCGCTGGCTTTCCTCACCATG AAGGACCTGATCCACACCATCGGGGAGAGTGCCGCTCTGGGAGCTGCAGGATTTGTCATCTGGGGTGACCTGAACCTGACCTCATCCAGG TACAACTGCACCAAAGTGAAGTCCTTCCTGAACCACCGGCTGGGCCAGTACATCACCAACGTGACGCACGCCGCCCAGATCTGCAGTGACTTCCTGTGCCAGGGGAATGGCCGCTGCATCCGCAGAGACCCTCACGCCCGACACTACCTCCACCTGAGTGCCGACAGCCACCGCATCCGGCCGTCTGGAAACGGAGACTTCACAGTTATGGGGTGGCATTCACACCACGAACTGCAGTGGCTGACGGACCGGTTTCGCTGCCACTGCTACGAGGGCCACGAGGGCGAGCGGTGCGACAGCATCAATGAGGTGACGGAGGATGACAGGCagtggggggaggaggaggagcaggagaggAGAAGGTCGGAGTGGGAGGATGAACAGCTGGACAGTGGACAGAGTGTAGCGCCCCCAACAGGCTGCAGCTGTCACATG
- the LOC117516374 gene encoding hyaluronidase-4 isoform X1 has translation MPVVPVGGASLSHHIVPVALTCSWLVLLCHTAFGQKPAKLPLIGRKPFIAAFNAPLDMCAIKYNITANIDQLFQIHGSPRAGCTGQNVTIFYANRLGYYPYVTPQGTTVHGGVPQNCSLDLHLFKAYKDIKHFIPAEDFRGLAVIDWEFWRPQWRRNWHKKDIYRRKSMELTAKAYINVTAVQVEELARKRFEKSARTFMQRTIQLGMHLRPSGLWGFYLYPDCHNYNLHEHNYKGFCPLSEKLSNNELLWLWNSSSALFPSVAIRKNHANSINNLYFAQHRIRESLRVASLTAKEYDLPTYVYLRLGYREDALAFLTMKDLIHTIGESAALGAAGFVIWGDLNLTSSRYNCTKVKSFLNHRLGQYITNVTHAAQICSDFLCQGNGRCIRRDPHARHYLHLSADSHRIRPSGNGDFTVMGWHSHHELQWLTDRFRCHCYEGHEGERCDSINEVTEDDRQWGEEEEQERRRSEWEDEQLDSGQSVAPPTGCSCHMVVLLLLLNLV, from the exons ATGCCCGTGGTTCCAGTGGGCGGAGCATCTCTCTCCCACCACATCGTACCTGTTGCCCTCACCTGCTCCTGGCTGGTTCTTCTCTGCCACACTGCCTTTGGTCAGAAACCTGCAAAGCTTCCACTGATTGGCCGCAAGCCTTTCATTGCTGCCTTCAACGCCCCGTTGGACATGTGCGCCATCAAGTACAACATTACGGCCAACATTGACCAACTCTTTCAAATACACGGGAGCCCACGGGCTGGCTGCACGGGGCAGAATGTCACCATCTTTTATGCCAATCGGCTGGGATACTACCCCTACGTCACGCCACAGGGTACCACTGTGCACGGTGGGGTTCCGCAGAACTGCAGCCTGGACCTGCACCTCTTCAAAGCCTACAAGGACATCAAACACTTTATTCCTGCTGAGGACTTCCGCGGCCTGGCTGTCATCGACTGGGAGTTCTGGCGACCACAGTGGAGACGCAACTGGCACAAGAAGGACATTTACCGCCGCAAGTCAATGGAGCTAACTGCCAAGGCGTACATAAATGTGACGGCAGTGCAGGTGGAGGAGCTGGCACGGAAAAGATTTGAGAAGAGCGCACGCACTTTCATGCAGAGGACTATCCAGCTGGGGATGCACCTTCGTCCCAGTGGCCTCTGGGGTTTCTACCTGTACCCCGACTGTCACAACTACAACTTGCACGAGCACAACTACAAAGGCTTCTGCCCCCTGTCGGAGAAACTGAGTAACAATGAGCTGCTGTGGCTGTGGAACAGCAGCTCTGCGCTCTTTCCCTCAGTGGCCATCCGGAAGAATCATGCCAACAGCATCAACAACCTCTACTTCGCTCAGCACAGAATCCGAGAGTCGCTTCGCGTCGCCTCGCTGACCGCGAAGGAATACGACCTGCCCACCTACGTGTACCTGAGGCTGGGCTACCGAGAGGACGCGCTGGCTTTCCTCACCATG AAGGACCTGATCCACACCATCGGGGAGAGTGCCGCTCTGGGAGCTGCAGGATTTGTCATCTGGGGTGACCTGAACCTGACCTCATCCAGG TACAACTGCACCAAAGTGAAGTCCTTCCTGAACCACCGGCTGGGCCAGTACATCACCAACGTGACGCACGCCGCCCAGATCTGCAGTGACTTCCTGTGCCAGGGGAATGGCCGCTGCATCCGCAGAGACCCTCACGCCCGACACTACCTCCACCTGAGTGCCGACAGCCACCGCATCCGGCCGTCTGGAAACGGAGACTTCACAGTTATGGGGTGGCATTCACACCACGAACTGCAGTGGCTGACGGACCGGTTTCGCTGCCACTGCTACGAGGGCCACGAGGGCGAGCGGTGCGACAGCATCAATGAGGTGACGGAGGATGACAGGCagtggggggaggaggaggagcaggagaggAGAAGGTCGGAGTGGGAGGATGAACAGCTGGACAGTGGACAGAGTGTAGCGCCCCCAACAGGCTGCAGCTGTCACATGGTAGTTTTGCTACTACTCTTGAATTTAgtataa